The following proteins come from a genomic window of Halorussus halophilus:
- a CDS encoding glycosyltransferase — protein sequence MSEFKDPFSESSVGIVCGSLMIQGGAEEIVRALAVDFNAPVYTLSYDPQRFDKQFNADMGHRIRKVAKDNEDEDLDDEVNTDQFFAQSPIPAVLIEDLEKVDVEKFSTDALVATDMHGTILAEMTGLPYVTYMHHAGKMWNDYFWEMFDNTEGLREKFSFLRERWGNARRMKRATKKAEHIVTNSERTKHHTNETWNVSRGRMNVVYPAIDTGLFTPGEPERDVLELDSYFLAPQRLEAYKNVHVLVEAAKMAEEHLVIVGTGTLEDYARREAQYSPYVHTLGYVEEETLRDLYRGAKATLQGTMREDFGMVPVESMACGTPCLLPASGGFLESVGEGFEADPKPPIETERGKLFDPKGFDHYQLAGDLQKFDSEEYDPDAISEHAQQFARERFIEQMTKIVERHLL from the coding sequence ATGAGTGAGTTCAAAGACCCCTTCTCGGAATCCAGCGTCGGTATCGTCTGTGGCAGTCTGATGATTCAGGGGGGTGCCGAAGAGATCGTCCGCGCGCTCGCGGTCGATTTCAACGCACCGGTGTACACCCTCTCGTACGACCCCCAGCGGTTCGACAAGCAGTTCAACGCGGACATGGGCCACCGAATCCGCAAGGTCGCCAAGGACAACGAAGACGAGGACCTGGACGACGAAGTAAACACGGACCAATTCTTCGCTCAGTCGCCGATTCCAGCCGTCTTGATAGAGGACTTGGAGAAGGTGGACGTCGAGAAGTTCTCCACGGACGCGCTGGTCGCCACCGACATGCACGGCACCATCCTCGCGGAGATGACCGGGCTCCCGTACGTCACCTACATGCACCACGCCGGGAAGATGTGGAACGACTACTTCTGGGAGATGTTCGACAACACGGAGGGACTCCGAGAGAAGTTCAGTTTCCTACGAGAACGGTGGGGCAACGCACGTCGAATGAAGCGTGCGACGAAGAAGGCCGAACACATCGTCACGAACAGCGAGCGGACGAAACACCACACGAACGAGACGTGGAACGTCTCTCGTGGTCGGATGAACGTGGTGTATCCGGCCATCGACACCGGCCTGTTCACGCCGGGCGAACCCGAACGAGACGTTCTCGAACTCGACAGCTACTTCCTCGCTCCCCAGCGACTGGAAGCCTACAAAAACGTCCACGTGCTGGTCGAGGCGGCCAAGATGGCCGAAGAACACCTCGTCATCGTCGGCACCGGTACGCTGGAAGACTACGCTCGCCGCGAGGCACAGTACTCGCCGTACGTTCACACCCTCGGTTACGTCGAGGAAGAGACGCTCCGCGACCTCTATCGAGGCGCGAAGGCGACCTTGCAGGGAACCATGCGCGAGGACTTCGGCATGGTCCCCGTCGAGTCGATGGCCTGCGGGACGCCGTGTCTGCTCCCGGCCTCCGGTGGCTTCCTCGAATCGGTCGGCGAAGGGTTCGAGGCTGACCCGAAACCACCCATAGAGACCGAGCGCGGGAAACTGTTCGACCCGAAAGGGTTCGACCACTACCAACTCGCGGGCGACTTGCAGAAGTTCGACTCCGAGGAGTACGACCCCGACGCCATCAGCGAACACGCCCAGCAGTTCGCCCGCGAACGCTTCATCGAACAGATGACCAAAATCGTCGAGCGACACCTGCTATGA
- a CDS encoding alkaline phosphatase family protein gives MTTNVPLAEPIERVFVVTVDCLRWDYHDEYRELYPNGVWYRGTPQATYTPTSHASLFTGLNPPRHGVFDFGHEYVGDESLFTVTDAASRSRITRDGDVIAGLNATNEPIVEFRKWFAPRLDNAKHDDEFREPEDADALLDSLDDHDVTFLHDWVVHGADRGHPGAWTYTISETDPAENHRRYRKSQQMSLSAHENLLSALRNRGLFENTLFVVWGDHGECLNEQPDCDLGHAHDAHEPCCRVPIGFCSPLFEATTVDHETNPRSVDVLPTLRSVMRHAGLRFDDPDHEMEGIDLTTFEGRLAGYTMSPTTPKSGTGDAVRGPKWCLYNGDVRQLYRTRHRPDGDAGYALAEPTDDEAVRRRYQSLLDRVRGDADTLVLNRE, from the coding sequence ATGACGACGAACGTCCCGCTCGCCGAACCGATAGAGCGCGTCTTCGTCGTCACCGTGGACTGTCTGCGGTGGGACTACCACGACGAGTACCGGGAGTTGTATCCCAACGGCGTCTGGTACCGCGGGACGCCGCAGGCGACCTACACCCCGACGTCACACGCCAGCCTGTTCACCGGACTTAACCCGCCACGACACGGCGTCTTCGACTTCGGTCACGAGTACGTCGGCGACGAGAGCCTCTTCACCGTGACCGACGCAGCGAGTCGCTCTCGCATCACGCGGGACGGCGACGTAATCGCAGGGTTGAACGCCACCAACGAACCGATAGTCGAGTTCCGGAAGTGGTTCGCGCCGCGACTCGACAACGCCAAGCACGACGACGAGTTCCGCGAACCCGAGGACGCAGACGCACTGCTCGACAGTCTGGACGACCACGACGTGACGTTTCTCCACGATTGGGTCGTCCACGGGGCCGACCGCGGCCATCCCGGCGCGTGGACTTACACCATCTCGGAGACCGACCCCGCCGAGAATCACCGGCGCTACCGCAAGAGCCAGCAGATGAGTCTGTCCGCCCACGAGAACCTCTTGTCGGCCCTTCGAAATCGTGGCCTATTCGAAAACACGCTGTTCGTCGTCTGGGGCGACCACGGCGAGTGCCTGAACGAACAGCCAGACTGCGACCTCGGGCACGCTCACGACGCACACGAACCGTGCTGTCGCGTCCCGATTGGGTTCTGTTCGCCACTGTTCGAAGCGACGACAGTAGACCACGAGACGAATCCCCGGTCGGTGGACGTGCTACCGACGCTCCGGTCGGTGATGCGCCACGCTGGCCTCAGATTCGACGACCCCGACCACGAGATGGAGGGCATCGACCTCACCACGTTCGAGGGGCGACTGGCGGGCTACACGATGAGTCCGACGACGCCGAAGTCCGGGACCGGCGACGCCGTTCGCGGCCCCAAGTGGTGCCTCTACAACGGCGACGTCCGACAGCTCTACCGCACCCGTCACCGACCGGACGGCGACGCTGGGTACGCACTCGCCGAACCGACCGACGACGAAGCCGTTCGAAGACGGTACCAGTCACTCCTCGACCGCGTTCGAGGCGACGCAGACACCCTCGTCCTCAACCGAGAGTAA
- a CDS encoding glycosyltransferase — protein sequence MQTNITACILTLNEASHIEDTLDSAWPIFDELVILDGDSDDDTVAVCEAWCDEHGIPFTCIESSEWEYLVEGPATQRRRMEEQASCDYTLSIGADVEVEVLDEEWFGREFDHYAYVHTRRKASGRIGRDYRLYCPNPDEIDADKKRPRWRGIIHEEILDQRGRHVSEVYQVAEAPMVHHQRRFGAMDVHSTAPHHQRRHDTRVGGNAGEALKKQHYLLQRALASDRQRAWVSSVYKDYYAENRAIINQHWQEVRDRYELPQEAWNHDDVEDVSEVGGWDLSSGEPIMDYKYNTAGSYLRDKATNALGSVFS from the coding sequence ATGCAAACGAACATCACTGCCTGTATCCTGACACTGAACGAAGCATCGCACATCGAAGACACGCTGGACTCCGCGTGGCCCATCTTCGACGAACTAGTTATCCTCGACGGCGACAGCGACGACGACACCGTCGCAGTCTGCGAAGCGTGGTGTGACGAACACGGAATCCCGTTCACGTGTATCGAATCGAGCGAGTGGGAGTACCTCGTCGAGGGACCGGCGACCCAACGCCGCCGTATGGAAGAGCAAGCCAGTTGCGATTACACGCTCTCTATCGGCGCAGACGTGGAAGTCGAAGTCCTCGACGAGGAGTGGTTCGGCCGGGAGTTCGACCACTACGCCTACGTCCACACCCGTCGGAAGGCGAGTGGGCGAATCGGCCGCGACTATCGGCTCTACTGTCCGAATCCCGACGAAATCGACGCGGACAAGAAGCGGCCGCGCTGGCGCGGCATCATCCACGAAGAGATACTCGACCAACGAGGCCGACACGTCAGCGAAGTGTATCAGGTCGCAGAGGCTCCGATGGTCCACCACCAGCGTCGATTCGGTGCGATGGACGTTCACTCGACGGCCCCGCACCATCAGCGGCGACACGACACGCGAGTCGGCGGGAACGCTGGTGAGGCGCTGAAGAAACAGCACTACCTGCTCCAGCGGGCACTCGCCTCTGACCGCCAACGCGCGTGGGTTAGTTCCGTCTACAAGGACTACTACGCGGAGAACCGGGCGATAATCAACCAGCACTGGCAGGAAGTACGCGACCGATACGAACTGCCACAGGAAGCGTGGAACCACGACGACGTGGAGGACGTGTCGGAAGTCGGTGGCTGGGACCTCAGTTCCGGCGAACCCATCATGGACTACAAGTACAACACCGCGGGGTCGTACCTGAGGGACAAGGCGACCAACGCACTCGGAAGTGTCTTCTCGTGA
- a CDS encoding alkaline phosphatase family protein: MTTTVPVDDRIERIVVITVDCLRWEYHEPYRDLYPNGVWYRGTTQATYTPTAHASLFTGLNPPRHGVYAFGDEYQGEETLLSATESASASAITDDGAGLVNGLEPGENVEFDFSRWFPARLDDSDGDSTAVPGPEEYRENVRQFGDYDLVFLHDWLLHKTEASDSSDWSFTADQSGDPEFNHRQYRRQLALSGAAHEQLLATIQEMGLYENTLFVLWGDHGQALTSDPFGELAHSHFPEECVARVPIAFCSPLFENDSVDVSTNARAIDVLPTIETIASGADVPMDQIPHEYEGVDLTEFEGELAGYTMGGRTAGSGFGDGVRTSEQAYLSLDTDETLLLETRTSPDPEDGYRLQRRIDNPVQKAKLAKLYEEVRREESELVHRREPDTEWLEAMGYL; this comes from the coding sequence ATGACCACGACCGTTCCTGTAGACGACCGGATCGAGCGCATCGTCGTGATCACCGTCGATTGTCTGCGGTGGGAGTACCACGAACCGTACAGAGACCTCTATCCGAACGGCGTCTGGTATCGCGGGACCACGCAAGCGACGTACACCCCGACGGCTCACGCCAGCCTGTTCACCGGGCTGAACCCACCCCGACACGGCGTGTACGCCTTCGGCGACGAATATCAGGGCGAAGAGACGTTACTGAGTGCGACAGAGAGCGCGAGCGCCTCCGCCATCACCGACGACGGCGCGGGTCTCGTCAACGGACTGGAACCGGGCGAGAACGTCGAGTTCGACTTCTCGCGATGGTTCCCGGCACGATTAGACGACAGCGACGGCGATTCGACGGCCGTTCCCGGTCCAGAAGAGTACCGAGAGAACGTCAGGCAGTTCGGGGACTACGACCTCGTCTTCCTGCACGATTGGCTCCTCCACAAGACTGAAGCAAGCGATAGCAGCGACTGGAGTTTCACCGCCGACCAGTCGGGGGACCCCGAGTTCAATCATCGACAGTACCGAAGACAGTTGGCGCTGTCCGGTGCCGCCCACGAGCAGTTGCTAGCGACGATTCAGGAGATGGGACTGTACGAGAACACGCTGTTCGTCCTCTGGGGCGACCACGGGCAGGCGCTGACGAGCGACCCGTTCGGCGAACTCGCACACAGTCACTTCCCCGAAGAGTGCGTCGCACGTGTTCCTATCGCGTTCTGTTCGCCACTGTTCGAGAACGACTCAGTAGACGTATCGACCAACGCGCGAGCTATCGACGTGCTGCCGACTATCGAGACGATAGCGTCTGGTGCCGACGTACCGATGGATCAGATACCTCACGAGTACGAAGGCGTAGACCTCACCGAGTTCGAAGGCGAACTCGCAGGCTACACGATGGGAGGGAGAACCGCGGGAAGCGGTTTCGGCGACGGGGTTCGAACGAGCGAACAGGCGTACCTCTCTCTCGACACCGACGAAACGCTCCTCCTCGAAACCCGAACGAGTCCCGACCCAGAGGACGGGTATCGACTCCAGCGACGGATAGACAATCCGGTTCAGAAAGCGAAGTTAGCGAAGTTGTACGAAGAAGTCAGGCGAGAAGAATCAGAACTCGTGCATCGCCGCGAACCGGACACCGAGTGGCTCGAAGCGATGGGCTACCTCTAA
- a CDS encoding chymotrypsin family serine protease, whose amino-acid sequence MTHTRDFEVLLELENVVGVEYDERDDRVVAFVTKKVPESELDPDHVVQRNVEKDSAVEELGELTPLTAESEDELPAAHGMRQDRHRPVEGGVSEANANITAGTAGLYPAKVVDITAADWDNSVSEGERVRLSNNHVYARANEAALGESILQPSPYDGGDESDSVGKLAGYVPIENGTSVDVAARSVETEQEATTYHDLDDTYPTGVYRKNAGDLLGEAVVKTGRTTGVTAGEVKATSATVTVQYGGDLGAVTLRDQLITSRISEGGDSGSPVFLESSGELLAELFAGSAKASVLCKATNIEAELGVKLMADDQDESTYVESFDETVSIEMEGQDLELDGLRGDKPKAGEAIEATATVSGNYGGECWLAVQGERYTFTLDDEENGSHTADVPVTVTSPDRHQQSFEVGISGGYVE is encoded by the coding sequence ATGACACACACGCGAGATTTCGAGGTCCTCCTCGAACTGGAAAACGTCGTCGGCGTAGAGTACGACGAACGCGACGACCGCGTCGTCGCGTTCGTGACGAAGAAAGTGCCAGAGTCGGAGCTAGACCCAGACCACGTCGTACAGCGAAACGTCGAGAAGGACAGTGCAGTCGAAGAACTCGGTGAGTTGACCCCGCTGACGGCCGAGAGCGAAGACGAACTACCGGCGGCCCACGGGATGCGCCAAGACCGCCACCGGCCCGTCGAAGGCGGCGTCAGCGAAGCCAACGCGAACATAACCGCCGGAACGGCCGGACTGTATCCCGCGAAAGTCGTCGATATCACCGCGGCCGACTGGGACAACAGTGTTTCCGAGGGCGAGCGCGTCAGACTTAGCAACAATCACGTCTACGCGCGAGCGAACGAAGCAGCCCTCGGCGAGTCGATTCTCCAACCGTCGCCGTACGACGGTGGCGACGAGTCCGATAGCGTCGGGAAGTTAGCTGGCTACGTCCCCATCGAGAACGGCACGAGCGTGGACGTCGCCGCGCGGTCGGTCGAAACCGAGCAGGAGGCCACGACGTACCACGACCTCGACGACACCTACCCGACCGGCGTCTACCGAAAGAACGCCGGAGACCTCCTCGGCGAAGCAGTCGTCAAGACCGGTCGAACCACCGGTGTCACGGCCGGTGAGGTGAAAGCGACTTCCGCGACCGTCACCGTGCAGTACGGCGGCGACTTGGGCGCGGTGACGTTGCGCGACCAACTCATCACGTCCCGGATTTCGGAGGGTGGCGACAGCGGGTCGCCGGTGTTCCTCGAATCGAGTGGCGAACTGCTCGCGGAACTGTTCGCCGGGTCCGCGAAGGCCTCGGTGCTGTGCAAGGCGACGAACATCGAAGCAGAACTCGGAGTGAAACTGATGGCAGACGACCAAGACGAATCGACCTACGTGGAATCGTTCGACGAAACTGTGAGCATCGAGATGGAAGGACAGGACCTCGAACTGGACGGACTGCGCGGCGACAAGCCGAAGGCTGGCGAAGCTATCGAGGCGACCGCCACGGTGTCGGGAAACTACGGCGGTGAGTGCTGGCTCGCCGTCCAAGGCGAGCGGTACACGTTCACCTTGGATGACGAGGAGAACGGGTCGCACACCGCGGACGTTCCCGTGACTGTGACTTCACCGGACCGACACCAGCAGTCGTTCGAGGTCGGTATTTCGGGAGGATACGTCGAATAA
- a CDS encoding MATE family efflux transporter — protein sequence MGRFDLSPTEITEGSIPRALVVLAAPLFVQNMVRVAQQVIDLFWVGRYSSDAVAAIGLASPVVWFLLASTISATFVGTQVLVSQRVGAENHSGARSAAFTGILLTIVLAVGVGVLMFLNVETLLELVTSTRPDATGSAELTRLATRYLEVIALGIVFAGLSDVIEAAFLGWGESRAALYMNVFAVVVNVSLDPLFIFGAGPIPGMGIRGAALATVAGYAAGFLLGLAFVARGRAGGIFSWATARVDIDEFRELLDVGLPKAVQGAAGSSGGIVMVLIVFAVAGAPGLAAYTVGSRVGSLSFRSISALSNAAQSIVGQNLGAGNLDRATRTTWTGVKIGTALLATVGAVQWLLPGFITHLFVPEMEGRSFVLAVAYLQIVAVGYPAKGVLSLVKAGFNGARRTKATMVASLAQTWILQLPIAAVAGIALSLGVEAVFWARPLATTVMAACLGSYYVYTTNDGMYARAAERVETTPSD from the coding sequence ATGGGTCGGTTCGACCTCTCGCCGACGGAGATAACCGAGGGGTCCATCCCTCGTGCGCTGGTGGTCCTCGCCGCACCGCTGTTCGTTCAGAACATGGTGCGGGTCGCCCAGCAGGTCATCGACCTCTTCTGGGTCGGCCGGTACAGCAGCGACGCCGTCGCCGCAATCGGTCTCGCCTCGCCCGTCGTCTGGTTTCTGCTGGCCAGTACCATCTCCGCGACGTTCGTCGGGACGCAGGTACTGGTCTCCCAGCGCGTCGGCGCGGAGAATCACAGCGGTGCGCGCAGTGCAGCGTTCACCGGCATCCTCCTAACTATCGTCTTGGCAGTCGGCGTCGGCGTGCTGATGTTCCTCAACGTCGAGACGCTCCTCGAATTGGTCACGAGTACGCGACCCGACGCCACCGGCAGTGCGGAACTCACCCGCCTCGCGACGCGCTACCTCGAAGTCATCGCGCTCGGCATCGTCTTCGCGGGCCTGAGCGACGTTATCGAGGCGGCGTTCCTCGGTTGGGGCGAATCTCGGGCCGCCCTCTACATGAACGTCTTCGCTGTCGTCGTCAACGTGAGTCTCGACCCGCTGTTCATCTTCGGCGCGGGACCGATTCCGGGGATGGGAATCCGTGGTGCCGCGCTCGCCACCGTCGCAGGCTACGCCGCTGGTTTCCTCCTCGGGCTGGCGTTCGTCGCACGGGGGCGCGCTGGCGGCATCTTCTCGTGGGCGACTGCACGGGTCGATATCGACGAGTTCCGCGAACTGCTCGACGTCGGTCTCCCGAAGGCCGTGCAGGGGGCCGCCGGAAGTAGCGGCGGCATCGTCATGGTCCTCATCGTCTTCGCGGTGGCCGGTGCGCCCGGGTTGGCGGCGTACACCGTCGGGAGTCGCGTCGGGTCGCTCTCGTTCCGGTCGATTTCGGCGCTGAGCAACGCCGCCCAGAGCATCGTCGGCCAGAACCTCGGTGCTGGCAACCTCGACCGTGCCACCCGGACGACGTGGACGGGCGTCAAAATAGGAACCGCACTCCTCGCCACAGTCGGGGCCGTCCAGTGGCTACTCCCCGGATTCATCACGCACCTGTTCGTCCCTGAGATGGAGGGTCGCTCGTTCGTCCTCGCAGTCGCGTACCTCCAAATCGTTGCGGTCGGTTATCCCGCGAAGGGCGTTCTCTCGCTGGTCAAAGCGGGTTTCAACGGTGCGCGCCGAACGAAGGCGACCATGGTCGCGTCGCTCGCCCAGACGTGGATCCTCCAACTGCCGATTGCCGCAGTGGCCGGAATCGCTCTCAGTCTCGGCGTCGAAGCCGTCTTCTGGGCGCGGCCGCTGGCGACGACGGTGATGGCGGCCTGTCTCGGTAGCTACTACGTCTATACGACGAACGACGGGATGTACGCCCGTGCCGCAGAACGAGTCGAGACGACGCCGAGCGACTAG
- a CDS encoding RNA ligase family protein, with product MNHLPAIPQVEDAPSGLLDGGHLWIQEYVDGAQFQFRLLESGLLKFGDGERTFDAEDVPAPYRHAVRHVRERLDRQALRDATAEVESVVFGGVATHRHSIDYDWDALPSVLGYEVWSDEKGGFFPPDVAEQIYARLGLDSVNTFEKEVRATDFDPDSYELPQSNWYDGPAAGVVLRSKTGERAKLLGATATGSDPTPLDGSPEEIAREFVTEQRVEAVSRKLESEGRPATFDSVFERLFEAIVREEHRRLFHRETNLDVQAFRSAVAERTRTLVG from the coding sequence ATGAACCACCTCCCGGCGATTCCGCAGGTCGAGGACGCACCGTCAGGCCTGCTCGACGGCGGCCACCTCTGGATTCAGGAGTACGTAGACGGTGCGCAGTTTCAGTTTCGACTCCTCGAATCGGGACTGCTGAAGTTCGGTGACGGCGAGCGCACCTTCGACGCCGAGGACGTGCCAGCGCCGTATCGCCACGCGGTGCGCCACGTCCGCGAACGCCTCGACAGGCAGGCGCTTCGAGACGCCACAGCGGAAGTCGAGTCTGTAGTGTTCGGCGGCGTCGCAACGCATCGCCATAGCATCGACTACGACTGGGACGCACTCCCGTCGGTTCTCGGCTACGAGGTCTGGTCCGACGAGAAGGGAGGGTTCTTCCCGCCGGACGTCGCCGAACAGATTTACGCGCGTCTCGGCCTCGATTCGGTCAACACGTTCGAAAAGGAAGTGCGGGCGACCGATTTCGACCCGGACTCGTACGAACTCCCGCAGTCGAACTGGTACGACGGACCCGCGGCGGGCGTCGTCCTCCGGAGCAAGACCGGCGAACGGGCGAAACTCCTCGGAGCGACTGCGACCGGAAGCGACCCGACTCCGCTCGACGGGTCGCCGGAGGAAATCGCCCGCGAGTTCGTCACCGAACAGCGAGTCGAAGCCGTGTCTCGCAAACTCGAATCCGAGGGGCGTCCGGCGACGTTCGACTCGGTGTTCGAGCGACTGTTCGAAGCCATCGTCCGGGAGGAGCATCGGCGACTCTTCCATCGCGAGACAAACCTCGACGTGCAGGCGTTCCGGTCGGCAGTCGCAGAACGAACTCGAACGCTCGTCGGCTAG
- a CDS encoding MFS transporter: MANARSLLWRYYVYRITGATGFYLPVSILYLKHQGFGLAFIGLAQAAFLFAMVAAEIPSGYLGDRLGRRASLALGNGCRATAMVALVLADTPLAYLGVKVLWAVGWAFRSGTQDAWLYELLEAHFDESAFARIDGRGSTALLATSAVTAVAGGVLYSFDPALPFVVNACLAAVGVPLLFTFPRLEDSDQDDAEADATDDVFTAREAVRMLRLQANRPAIRWFVAYAALFNGLFGLTRTFEQPALDAAGVPVVGLGLLYAAFKLVSAGAASTVGWLEERLGVYGVFALLAPVFGVAYASLALSPLLLVPVLVLYRTTRVVVRPIQNQYLNDRLGNVGRATVLSGASLVLSLASGAANLLGGWIAETMGPVQFLPWAGLTVAGVGGVLWLATSPVRSDATATGVGATGVAETD; this comes from the coding sequence ATGGCGAACGCTCGGAGCCTGCTTTGGAGATACTACGTCTACCGAATCACGGGCGCGACCGGGTTCTACCTCCCGGTCAGTATCCTCTATCTGAAACACCAAGGGTTCGGCCTCGCCTTCATCGGACTCGCACAGGCCGCGTTCCTCTTTGCGATGGTCGCCGCCGAGATTCCCTCCGGCTACCTCGGCGACCGACTCGGACGGCGCGCGAGTCTCGCCCTCGGAAACGGCTGTCGCGCGACTGCGATGGTTGCGCTCGTCCTCGCCGACACACCGCTCGCGTACCTCGGGGTGAAAGTCCTCTGGGCCGTCGGGTGGGCGTTCCGTTCGGGAACCCAAGACGCGTGGCTCTACGAACTGCTCGAAGCTCACTTCGACGAATCGGCGTTCGCACGCATCGACGGCCGCGGAAGCACTGCCCTCCTCGCCACCTCGGCAGTGACCGCCGTCGCCGGTGGCGTCCTCTACAGTTTCGACCCTGCGCTCCCGTTCGTCGTCAACGCCTGCCTCGCCGCTGTGGGGGTTCCACTACTGTTCACGTTCCCCCGACTCGAAGATAGCGACCAAGACGACGCAGAAGCGGACGCTACCGACGACGTGTTCACCGCCCGCGAAGCAGTTCGAATGCTCCGACTCCAAGCTAACCGACCAGCGATTCGGTGGTTCGTCGCGTACGCTGCGCTGTTCAACGGCCTGTTCGGCCTGACCCGGACGTTCGAACAACCAGCCCTCGACGCCGCTGGCGTCCCCGTCGTCGGGTTGGGACTACTCTACGCCGCGTTCAAACTCGTCTCCGCTGGTGCGGCCTCGACCGTTGGATGGCTCGAAGAGCGACTCGGAGTGTACGGCGTCTTCGCACTGCTCGCGCCCGTCTTCGGCGTCGCGTACGCCAGTCTCGCGCTCTCGCCGCTGCTGTTGGTGCCGGTGCTGGTTCTCTACCGGACTACGCGGGTAGTCGTGCGACCGATTCAGAACCAGTATCTCAACGACAGACTCGGCAACGTCGGGCGGGCGACGGTCCTCTCCGGTGCGTCGCTCGTCCTCTCGCTGGCCAGCGGAGCCGCGAATCTCCTCGGTGGTTGGATAGCCGAGACGATGGGTCCCGTGCAGTTCCTGCCGTGGGCAGGGCTCACCGTCGCGGGAGTCGGCGGTGTCCTCTGGTTAGCAACTTCGCCCGTTCGCTCCGACGCGACGGCGACCGGAGTCGGTGCGACGGGGGTGGCCGAGACGGATTGA
- a CDS encoding winged helix-turn-helix domain-containing protein yields MSDEETTQPETTDAAPQEAFALIGNEVRAEIVRALGAEQSGHVVLPFSELRSRVATDVNSSKFNYHLQELVGQFVTKTEEGYKLRPEGLSLYRTIAAGSFTREASLAPFEVGLDCYFCDAPVEATYDDGQFLIRCSDCGHRYCHTMVPPSVVDDQQELLTRVANYTRYETLAVAGGVCPTCLNGVGTEFIPAGESPHHAGDQLDVLARRSCDHCGETHFMSLGVALLDHPELVTFCHERGLDVATTPIWDLEFASTDRSVTVRSRDPWEVALTLSLDGDRLELVVDGDLSVVATKYK; encoded by the coding sequence ATGTCGGACGAGGAGACGACCCAACCGGAGACGACGGACGCCGCTCCACAGGAGGCGTTCGCGCTTATCGGCAACGAAGTCCGTGCCGAAATTGTCCGCGCACTCGGCGCTGAGCAGAGCGGTCACGTCGTCCTCCCTTTCTCCGAGTTGCGTTCGCGGGTCGCCACCGACGTGAACAGTAGCAAGTTCAACTACCACCTTCAGGAACTCGTCGGCCAGTTCGTCACCAAGACCGAGGAGGGGTACAAACTACGGCCCGAGGGACTGAGTCTCTATCGCACTATCGCCGCCGGTTCGTTCACCCGCGAAGCGTCGCTCGCCCCGTTCGAAGTCGGACTCGACTGTTACTTCTGTGACGCGCCGGTCGAAGCGACGTACGACGACGGTCAATTCTTGATCCGGTGTTCCGACTGCGGCCATCGCTACTGTCACACGATGGTGCCACCGAGCGTCGTGGACGACCAGCAAGAACTGCTCACCCGAGTCGCCAACTACACTCGCTACGAGACGCTGGCCGTCGCGGGTGGCGTCTGCCCGACGTGTCTGAACGGAGTGGGGACGGAGTTCATCCCCGCTGGCGAGTCGCCACATCACGCTGGCGACCAACTGGACGTGTTGGCCAGGCGGTCGTGTGACCACTGCGGCGAGACTCACTTCATGTCGCTCGGCGTCGCACTCCTCGACCACCCGGAACTGGTGACGTTCTGCCACGAACGCGGCCTCGACGTGGCGACGACACCGATTTGGGACCTCGAATTCGCGTCTACCGACCGCTCCGTGACCGTCCGCTCCCGGGACCCCTGGGAAGTCGCGCTGACGCTTTCGCTCGACGGCGACCGACTGGAACTGGTCGTGGACGGCGACCTCTCGGTCGTCGCGACGAAATATAAATAA